The following DNA comes from Quercus robur chromosome 1, dhQueRobu3.1, whole genome shotgun sequence.
CATAGAAGCCCCTCACTAGTCTACTCTGCAAATTCCCTCGTCTaaactttttggagtatttGAATCTTAATCGTTGCAATTTTACAGGGGCAATTCCAACATCACTTAGAAATCtcactcaaattatttatttggatCTGTCATATAATAGTTTCAATGGTGAGATTCAAAAATTGccacttttaaattttaggtgtttttgtcTGACACTTCAAActgacaattttttaaattattgtggATTCAACAGGTTTGTTGCCGTTGTCAATATTTGACTTGCCGAATCTCTCCGGTTTATACCTTGACCATAATCAATTTGTGGTCCCCTTCCTAATCACATAAGTGGTTTGAATCTTCTAATTGATCTCTCTTTAAGTTCAAATTTCCTAAATGGGACACTCCCATCTTGGTTATTTAGTTTGACCTCTTTGGTGAGGTTATCTCTTGATTATAATCAATTCATTGGTGAGATAGGGGATTTCAAGTATTATAATTCCTTGGATTTCCTTGATTTGAGCTATAATATGCTACAAGGCTCTATTCTTAGCTCAATATCTAAACTTGTGAACCTTacttctctatctctctcatcAAATAACCTACATGGCTCTATTCCTAGCTCAATATATAGACTTGTGAACCTTACTTCTCTAGATCTCTCATCAAATAACCTACAGGGCTCTATTCCTAGCTCAATATCTAGACTTGTGAACCTTACTTCTCTAGATCTCTCATCAAATAACCTGAGTATTATGTTGGACTTAGAAATTTTCTCAAACCTCACATAACAAAGTCAGTCTCAACAACAATCTAACATTTACCTTGCCCAATCTGGAGAGCTGGTACTTGTCTTCTTGCAACATTAGTGAATTCCCAGTTTTCCTAAGAACAGCAACAAATTTACAAAACCTAGACCTTTCCTATAACATAATTCATGGTCAAACTCCAAAATGGTTGGGAGCTGTGGGGAGGAATTCATTATATTTTCTGGATCTTTCTCACAAGTTGCTTCAAGGACCATTCCCCATGTTAAATTCTCTTAACCTTCAATATCTCTTTGCCTCCCATAACAATTTAACTGGGGAAATTCCTTCTTTAATTTGCAATGCAAGTTCCCTTAAAATTCTAGATTTTTCTCATAACAACTTTAGTGGCACAATTCCAAAGTGTTTGGTACTCTCTAATTTTCTCAGTGTGTTGGATTTGAGAATGAATAGCCTTAATGGTACCATACCTGCAACCTTTTCAATGGGAACAAATTTGAGAAATATTAACCTTAATGACAATCAATTGGAAGGGCCATTGCCACGATCTTTGGAAAATTGTACAAACTTAGAAAGTCTAGATCTTGGAAACAATAAGATAAATGGCACCTTCCCCTATTGGTTGGGAAGTATTCTAAAACTGCAGGTTCTAGTCATTAGATCAAATAAATTTCGAGATCGTATAGGCAATTCTAAGACCCAATTTCCTTTCTTAAATTTGCGAATCCTAGATATCTCTAACAAGGATTTTAATCATCCTTTGccaagaaattttttcaaatatttgaaagCCATGATGAATGTGGATGAAGGAGAAGTTGGGTTGAAATATATGGGAGATGAGTATTATCATGATTCTTTGAATGTGATGATAAAAGGGTCCAATATTGAGTTAGTGAGAATCCTAACTATCTTCACAACcattgatttttcaaacaatagtTTCATAAGGGAGATTCCACAGATAATTGGAAGCCTTCATTCACTCAAGGGGCTCAACTTTTCTCGCAATAACCTTACAGGTTATATTCCATCATCTTTTGGAAATTTAACTAATCTTGAATGGTTAGACCTCTCTTTCAACAAGCTCGGAGGGGAGATTCCCAAGCAATTGGCAGATATTCCGTGGCTTGCAGATTTAAAGCTATCACATAATCAAACAATAGTTTCATAGGGGAGATTCCACAGATAATTGGAAGCCTTAATTCACTCAAGGGGCTCAACTTTTCTCGCAATAACCTTATAGGTTAAATTCCATCATCTTTTGGAAATTTAACTAATCTTGAATGGTTAGACCTCTCTTTCAACAAGCTCGGAGGGGAGATTCCCAAGCAATTGGCAGATATTTCGTGGCTTGCAGATTTAAAGCTATCACATAATCAACTTACAGGACAAATACCTTTAGGGAAGCAATTCGATACATTCAACAATGATTCATACACCGATAACTTGGGATTATGTGGATTTCCATTGACAAGAACATGCAGCAACCATGAGATAAAGCAACCACCACCATCGACCTTGCAACAAGAAGACAACTTAGAGTCTAAAAATGGGTTTGGTTGGCAAGCTATATCGATAGGTTATGGATGTTGAGTGATATTTGGAACATTAATGGGATATGTTATGTTTAAAATTGGAAAACCAAAGTGGATTGTGAGGATGGTCAAACTAGAGCAACATATCTTGCTTAGAAGGCTGAAGAATAATGCCTGCAAAAGTGGTGGAAGAAATTAACAAGTCAAAACAATTTGTGGGTAGAATTGTTAGAGTTTTTGAAGAAAGTGTCAAAGGCATGTTGTAACTTTTTGTAATTCATGGAAATCATTTCGATTTCATGAAAAGGTTGGGAGTCCAAGTAGAATGCATCTCTTGTGTGTTATTTCATTTCTAGataacagaatttttttttcaaccatgGAAGAAATTATGGACATGTTGGAATCTGACTCCaatggaaaagaagaaacataCTTTAAATCTAACTCAAATAGCAAAACACAGCAAAAAATAGAGCTCTCCCCCAATTCCTTCCATGTGTCAAAATTGGGATAAAGATGAAACTTCCCTTTCTACTTGCCATCTTCATCATCCTTATTCACTCTCGTCTTCTTCATCGTTCATGGTTCCCAAAGACACAAGACACCATTCATTGCCAAGGTATGCCTCCTTCTTTAGATACATCTTCTCTCtttgtcactttttttctctctttttctctaaatGTAAATGCTTATTCATAGGGAAATCAAGCTGCTAAactttgttattattaattataaaataagtatttgatttgttttttttttttaattttattttatgcagCTGGTTGGTGTTGTTGCTGTTGAAATAATTGGTAGGCCCAAGATTCCTTTCTGCCTTGCATTCTGGTTTTGAGTTGTTATAATACTTGTATTTTAactatctgatttttttttgctttaggTGCACAGTTTCTGCTTTGCTTAGCATAAAATGCCCAGTAATGTGCAAGGTTGATACCTCTGATGTTTCGGAACATATCAATAACCTTTGTGCTCTTGAATAGTTCAAGGCCTCTGTGTAGACAGTAAGGCCTCAATCTCTCTTGCTTATTTAtattgttgggttttgatgatgccgaaaatatcacCAATAGGTTACACAGAACTCGCGACTTAAAGTGAACCAGCACAACTAAATAACAGAAGAccttagagagcaccggtgtggtgccggccaaataccctccgaaggtcaagttagaattattctcacaactctagagtgctagagatggtaaattatgcgtaccttgatttgcgagGGTACTAAAGTttttatagtagaagaaagTCGACTTCTCCTCCTTggactagaagtcttttccttatgggaCTCTACTTCGAGCAATCCCAAATGTGATGGAAaaacatttccttgtagagtggGTTCTTCTAGAATTATCCTTGTGCGAACATTCTGATTTCCCTAGGATCCCCTCAGATTTTAAACGTGTACACCAAGTATTTCAAGTGATGCTAAGTCCTGGGCCCTTCCTTAAAGTCGACCTATGAGCCCGAATCCGTTAAGCCCAATGTTGTGTGATTTCATACcccttcagttgcccccttcaccctatggTCCGTCATGACTTTAAGCGGTCGGACCATTAGGGTGACGGTTAAATATAATTGGGGATGACGATCAAGGATGGCTCATGATGACGGTTGAAAATTTTACGAAGTTGACATTTCCAGATTGATCACGTTGACGGCTGAAGATTTATGAAGTTGATGGTTCCAGATTGATCACGTTGACAGCTGAAGATTTATGAAGTTGACGGTTCCTCAAGGGGAACAATCTGTGGATGTGTACTGACAGATTGTCAACATTTATGAGGCATGCCACGTGTCGCTACTTGATTGGATGGTGTAtcggatcgaagcgtcgcttcgtcttccgtgcatctctcatatatataacacacctctcttcctttatttctACTATTTTCAGCTAAAAATTGTTGTCAGAGCGAAGTCGTCATCCTTGTCAGAGAACTCCATCGAGAATTCGTATCTGTCGATTACTCAACCGTCAACCACCATTTACTAAGTGTGGTGAgtacttattttcattttttcaagtTGCATTTTGTGCTTATATTTCTGTTAGAGCTACACACCCCGTCAGTACTTTTAGACCCGTCAGTCTTAGGTTTCATCGTCAATTGTAGGTAATGTCTAGTGTGTCAAGTAATCAGTCAGTGGTTCGTGATGGGATGGAATACGAGGAGGTATACcagtccggtcataaagaccaagagagtcccagcgaagataggagtccgtctgcctcttcttcatcctcagcaaatgaggatatggagatggtTGAAGAAGGATCTTCTGATGACGACGGGGATCAAGCATTGGGATCCGTCGTTGGTGCTGATGGACTTAGAgagttcatcatgctaccaGAATGGACGGTGCATAAATTCAGATCCATCATCAAAGAGAGACATTTCAGCACCTTTAGAGCCAACTTCCAAATTCCAGACAACATTCCCATCCGTCTACCATatgtgtcggagaagtgttattACGAAGGGGTAGAAggtgtcggagtgtacgagTAGATGCTGAAGGCAGGACTTCGGTTTCCGCTAAGTACACTTCATAGAGAGCTTTTAAACTATCTGGGTCTGTCTGTTAACCAGATATCCCCTaatgcctggagggtcttcatagccatggagattctctACGGTGCAATGACAGACGGTGAACGAAGGCTGACGATACGTGAATTCCTTCATTGCTACCATCCAGACGAGATTGATAGGGGAATCTATAGCTTTGACAGTAGGAGCCCGTTGCTGAAGGTCATTTTCGAAACACcggactcaaatagagactggaagagtcggtaTTTCTTCCTAGAGGGTGATGGGTGGATGAACCGTCCAGGAGAGACGGAGTTTATGCtcgtcgacacaacttgggggGTTTTACATTCATCTCGTATGCATCCATCTTATTTGCTTTAATATTTTACATTCGTCATCTATAGTCGTTTTCTTTTAACCGTCTATTTCCAatgcaggtagacggcgcccacaGGTCAGTGTTGAAGAGTTTAGCTTCCTAGaaagaatttttcaaaagacAAAGCCGGAAGAACGGACTTGGGCGAATCTGGTAAACCCGAGAATAATCCATTGGTATTGTGACGGTCACGAGCCTACCCGTGAGGCCATTATATATGACGAAAGAGTTCACAGACGTAAGTCCGTCATCTTTCACTTCGTTTAAATATTTTCGTCCATATGTAGATAATTTCATCCGTCCTGTATTACAGAGATGGACGACGCAAGGAGGAGGGCATTGATAAAATCACAAGCCGCCAGGCAAAAGGAGACGGGCGAGATTGTGGTTCCTAAGGGGACGGCGTCGTCGGCAAAGAGGAAACAGTCGTCCAAGTCTGACCGTCCacctaagcaaaaaaaaatccctttggAGCCCGTCGTAGGGTTGATGGCAGAGGGTGCAAAGACCGTCACCCCCTCAAAACATGGGTCTGGCAAAGGTTTAATGAAGGCCCCGTCCACTAGTCAAGAGAAGCCTCCTCCTCTTCTCCGTGACGACTCCAAATTCGCCCTGGAGAGGCTCTCATCAATCATTTCCTCAGAGGACTACGAAGACCTCAGCAATCACTCGACGGAGGCAATGGGGGAGACGGGTCTGTTTGCCGTTGCACAGGTAACTTTTATCCGTCGACTTGAGTCCGTCTATCTTGCTTTGGCTTTTTGTTTTAACCCCTTTTAACTTGTTTATTTCAGTCCTTGGTTATGATGAAAGGCCTAATGGACCGGTGTCTGAATCGTGAGGCTGCTCTGGAACGTGTTCGGGCAAAGGCAGAGCAGACGGAGGATGAACTCGGTCAACTTCATAAGTGGAAGTCTACAATGGAGAAGAAGTTTGACCTGTCAGAGCAGGCGAGAAAAGAGCTGGAGCAGAGGACGGAGGAAGCTGGGAAGGCCTTGGAAGCCAGAGACAAGGAAGTCAAGGACTTGAAGGAAAAGCTCCCCATGTAATGGAGATTAAGAAAATACTCGTCGATCCAAGAGTATTTCTAGCCAACTTTcaatccgtccactttgtggagttcaattaaattttagcaTTGATTGATCCGTCCACCCTTGGGTGATCCGTCCCCTTTGAGGACTAGTATGTCATCTTTTGGgtggtccgtccactttgtgcACTGTTACTTTTCAATTATGcggatccgtccactttgtggactttgcaGGTTAGTTCGCCTTTTaggtgatccgtccaccttgatGACAATTATTTCATTATCTtaatgatccgtccactttgtgggcaGTTATTTCATCttttgggtgatccgtccattttgtggacttgtaAATTAGTTCACCattttggtgatccgtccactttgtgggcaGTTGTTTCACCCTTTGGGtgattcgtccactttgtgggctTGTAAATTAGTTCACTgttttggtgatccgtccactttgtggacttattttgtattcgtccattttggacttcaaatcGTCATCCTCGTAGGATGATCtatccactttatggacttgttttgtatccgtccattttggacttcaaattgTCATCCtcgtaggatgatccgtccactttgtggacttattttGTATCTATCCATTTTGGACTTTAAGTCGTCATCCTcttaggatgatccgtccactttgtggccTTGTTTTGTATCCatccattttggacttcaaatcGTCATCCtcgtaggatgatccgtccactttatggacttattttgtatccgtccattttggactttaAGTCGTCATCCTcttaggatgatccgtccactttgtggacacataataataataataaaaaatccgCGTAGAAAATCAAAACTGTATCTGATTATTCTTCTTAATAGAAATGCGTAAGGAAAAgtacctgcccccttgggctaaaaaaggcacaaaaagattgtagcaaaaatagttgaagaaaaactaataattaaaaagctTAAAATAAACTGGTCAATTGGGGGATCGTTGCTGTTCGCTGTGTTACTACTACTGGTAGTACTTTCTcaagtgctcggcattccatggaTGTGGCAGCTTCTTTCCGTCTATCGTCTCCAGGTGGTAGGTGCCTTTCCTTTGCCATGACATAACttggtaaggtccttcccaattggggccgagctttccctgtgtagggtctctagtgGCACCCAAGACCTTCCTGAATAtgaggtctcctacttggaagtctctgtgtcggacccgagagttgtaaTGTCTAGCCATacgatcctggtatctagcgagaCTTTGCTCCGCCGCCGACCTAATCTCGTCtatcaggtccagctgtagccgcATTGCTTCGTCATTGCTGCTCtcgtcatggttgtgaaccttgtaacttgtgagcccaacttcggccgggatgacCGCCTCACTCCCGTACGTAAGTCGGAATGGTGTCTCTCCTGTTGgggtcctcgccgttgtcctgtatgcccatagtacgCTCAACAATTCTTCaagccatatgccctttgcccccttgagccgagtcttgataattttaagcaaggatcggttcgtgacttcaacctggccattaacctgaggatgggcgggggaTGAGTAGTAGTTCTTTATCCCTagctgtgagcaaaaatcccggaagtagtcgttgtcgaactgcctcccgttatccgAGATAAGGACTCTAAGaataccaaacctgcatatgatgcacctccagacaaaacttctaatgttcttctctgtaatggtggccaaagcttccgcttctacccattttgtaaagtagtcaatacccactaccagGAACTTCAGCTGTCGTACCGCTGTTGGGAAAGGTCCTATAATgtctagtccccactgagcgaacgacCATGGAGCCGTCATCGGGGTCAGTTCTTCGGTTGGCTGCCTGATTATATTGCTGaatctttggcatttgtcacagcTTTTAACATAAGcctcggcatccttctgcatggttggccagtaatacccagctcgtaccagCTTATGTACCAACGACCTTGAtccagaatggttcccgcaGATTCCTTTGTATACCTCCCTCATTACGTAGTCTGCTTCTTCGGCACCCAGGCATCTTAGATATGGACGGGAGAAAATTCTTTTGTACAggatgtcttttatcaagacgaaccttgccgcctggACCTTTAGTTTTCTTGTTGCCTCCTTTCCGTCTGGCAATACCCCGTTCTTCAAGTATGAAACTATCGGTGTGGTCTAGGTGCTTTCGGAGcatatctcctgcatgttgccGGGATCTATTAGTGGAGaaagttgaacaaaagaaagtacattacccggGGTTATCATATGCTCTGCTGAAGCGGTTTTGGCTAGGCGGTCggcgagctcattttctcccctgggAATTTGGATGATCTTGGCTTCTAGGTCGTCGATTCTTGCCCTTACTTGATTGAGGTATCTCTTCATCCTTTCACCCTttcattcataatctccgttcacttgattggtcacgacctGAGAGTCGCAGTAAACGACTACGCTCGCGGCTCCtgcggctttggctaggtcgaggCCTGCTACTACTGCTTCGTATtccgcttcattgttggtggtggggaagttaagacggaccatacattcaatcctgtctccttcaggtgacagcagtACGATGCCGGCTCCCCCGGCTCGTCTATTGGATGATCCTTCAGTATATATGCTCCACCGAGGggactcttctgcccccttATCTTCGTCACGAGTAaattctgctatgaagtcggctaagATCTGTCCTTTAATGGCTATACGTGGGCggtacttgatatcaaattcGCTCAACTCTATTGCCCATAACGTCAGTCGACCTGCAACTTCAGGATTGCTCAtcgcccttcgcaagggcttgtcggtcattacgttcaccgtatgggcttgaaagtagggcttgagcttacGAGCCGCCGTGACTAATGCAAaggcgagtttctccataggtgggtatctttcttcggcaccgcggagcgcccggctggcgtaaTATACGAGCTTCTGTACCCCGTCCTCTTCTCTAATTAAGGCCGCACTGATTGCGACAGGGGAGACAGCCAGgtagaggaagagttcttcacttggttgcgaggggctcagcagaggtggtgaagatagataggctTTTAACTCCTCAAAtgctcgctgacactcgtcTGTCCACTCAAAAGACTTCTTTAATGTGCGAAAAAGGGCAAACACTTATCCGTGGCtttcgacacgaatctatttaatgccgctaccttgccgttaaggctttgtacttccttcacaTTTCTCGGGGGAGCCATTTCTATTATGGCtcggatcttgtccgggttagcctcaatccccctttgagataccatgaatcctaggaattttcttGCTGTCATGCTGAAGGCGCACTTTCCcagattgagcttcatgttataggatcgaagcgtacCGAATGTTTCTCTAAGATCTTCCAGGTGATCTTCCTCCTTTCGGCTCTTCACTAGCATGTCATCGACATAGACCTGGACATttctcccgatttgctgtgcgaacatcttgttcatcagcctttggtatgttgcgCCCGCATTTTTTAGGctgaatggcattactttgtagcagAAGAGGCCTTGACTGGTCacgaacgaagtcttctcctgatcagcttcgtgcatgcggatctggttataacctgagaaagcgtccatgaagcttagtaactggtgttgagccgtcgagtctactaggacgtcgacccttggaaggggatagctatctttgggacacgctttgttaagatcggtgaagtccacgcacatccgtcACTTGCTGTTTGCTTTTTTAACCATTACTAcgttcgccagccaatcgggatagtagacttccctaatgaagcttgcctcttgtAGTTTGCGGACTTCTTCCATTATTGCTTGGTCTCGCTCTGGGACGAACACTCTCTTCTtctgtcggacgggtggaaagGAAGGCAACACATTCAATTtgtgtaccatgaccgagggatctaTTCCTGGCATGTCGTTATGACTCCAAGCGAACACGTCTTAATTGCTCCTCAAGAAAGTTATGAGCTCTTGATGGATTGCAGGGTTAGCGAGCATTCCGATCTTGGTTGTTCGATCCGGATTGGAGCTGTCAaaagttatctcctctagcttctctgttgGTTCCGTCACCGTTTGGTGCTCTTCTATGTTTAAGGCCTGGATTTGGTCTTCCATCTCCATCATGGCCACATAGCATTCCCGTGCGGCCATTTGACTTCCGCGCAGCTCTCCTACTCCATAATCCGTAGGAaatttgatcatcaggtggtaagttgagGTTACCGCCTTtcacgagttgagcgtgggtcgtccgagaatagcattgtaggcagacgagcaatcgaccactaGGAATGTTACGTCCCTGGTGATTTGCTGGAGGTAATCGCCTACCGTTACTGATAACGTGACCGCACCCAAAGGGAATACCCGGCTTCCTCtgaaaccaacgagcggggcatTCGTCAGCATTAATCGCTCCTTGtcaatcctcatctgctggaacgccggataatacaagatATCGACTGAGCTGCtgttgtcgaccaacacccggtgcatattgtagTCTTCTACCCGCATGCTGACGACGAGAgcatcgtcatgtggatggtgcaGGCGTCGtgcatcttcttctgagaacccgataatggggccttctctTCCTGCTATCTTCGGCACAATGCCCGTCAGCTGAACGCTCTGTACCATCCGGaggtatgttttgcgagcctttttcgaAGACCCGGCTGCAACTGTTCCTCCGactatcatccttatgtcccctatggGAGGTCTTGGTCGCTCGTTCTCTCGCCGGGGGTGCTGTTCTTGTGGGGGTGGATCTGTTCTCTCCTTACTGATGAACTtttgcagctttccttgtcggataagggcttcaatctgctgcttcaagtcgtagcagTCGGctgtgtcgtgaccatggtcacggtggaagcgacAATATTTGTCCCTAGATCGTTTGTTGAGATCACTCTTTAGCTTTCCAGGGAACGTCAGGGCCCCTTCGTCCTTaatttgcattaggacttggtctatcggggcGGTTAAtggggtgaaacttgtgaattTTCCCCCCATGGGTTTAGggcgtctctcctcccttcggTCTCCTACCCTTcctttcttccgcccctggtcctgtcgagTGTCTTCttgcctctctcttttcttgGTCCTCTCTTCTCAGGCCAACAGTGCGTCTTCAGCTTTCATAtatttggtggccctgtaaagcacttttgacatggtctttgggtcgtttttgtatagggagaacaaaaacttacctcCCTTCAGCCCATGCGTGAATGCCGCTACAAGTATTTTGTTGttggcttcgtcgatcgagagcgcctctTTATTGAAGCAGGATATGTAGGCCCTTAACGTTTCCTTCTCTcgctgcttgatattcattaagTAAGAtgtggacttcttataccgatgtcctccgatgaagtgcgtagtaaATTGAGTgcttagctccttgaaggtgctgatggagttgggTGCTAGCCGGTTGAACCAAATCTTTGCCACgccctttagggttgtaggAAAGGCCCTGCATATaattgcgtctgccactccctgaaggtgcatcagggtcttgaaggtctctaggtgatttagagggtccttgaccccgtcataactatccatatgtggcatgcggaacttacttggcagggggaaggagttgacggtggtcgtaaatggcgagtcagtccggttgacaaggtcgtcaaggtcactagacactcgtcccttgagagcgttcatcatcacttccatttgttcctttatcgcctgcatctccgtgATGATGGGTGGCGGAGCCGTATCTGCAAGAGAAGGAAGGCTCGTGTCCCGTCGCTCTGGTCTGCTTGGGGCGTTGCTAGCCTGTGGTCCTTCTTGATTCCTCCTTTCAGCGTTGGTCCCTTCTTGATCCGCTCCTTGGTTATTGGGTGTCGCATTTTTCTGGTTCAGCTGCTCTtccaggtcgtggttttgtttggtgaggcacTCCACGGCTGTGGCAAGCatcttgacctgtctctcaagagCAGTCGTGggggcttcttcttcttaaacGTCGTTAGTGGTCgtcattgagcgagtgagtaccatgtaattcttttgtctaggaagcgataATGTGCTAtgtttcccacagacgacgccaactAATGATGctgaaaatatcaccaataGGTTACACAGCACTTGCAACTCAAAGtgaacctgcacaacaaaataacaaaagaccttagagagcaccggtgtggtgccggccaaataccctccgaaggtcaagttagaattattctcacaactctagagtgctagagagggtaaattatgcgtaccttgatttgcgagGGTACTAAagcttttatagtagaagaaagTCGACTTCTCCTCCTTggactagaagtcttttccttatgggaCTCTACTTCGAgcaatcccaaacgtgatggacaaaCATTTCTTTGTAGAG
Coding sequences within:
- the LOC126721883 gene encoding receptor-like protein 9DC3 codes for the protein MLNSLNLQYLFASHNNLTGEIPSLICNASSLKILDFSHNNFSGTIPKCLVLSNFLSVLDLRMNSLNGTIPATFSMGTNLRNINLNDNQLEGPLPRSLENCTNLESLDLGNNKINGTFPYWLGSILKLQVLVIRSNKFRDRIGNSKTQFPFLNLRILDISNKDFNHPLPRNFFKYLKAMMNVDEGEVGLKYMGDEYYHDSLNVMIKGSNIELVRILTIFTTIDFSNNSFIREIPQIIGSLHSLKGLNFSRNNLTGYIPSSFGNLTNLEWLDLSFNKLGGEIPKQLADISWLADLKLSHNQLTGQIPLGKQFDTFNNDSYTDNLGLCGFPLTRTCSNHEIKQPPPSTLQQEDNLESKNGFGWQAISIGYGC